Proteins encoded together in one Phycisphaerae bacterium window:
- a CDS encoding acetyltransferase — protein sequence MSNSATGPTVQASSKPRCVIFGAGGHGRVVLDILANMGTFEVVGFVDSNPRLEGRRIDGLPVLGRPDQLDHLRENHGLECAIVAIGDNGARRELADRAESLGLTLINAIHPSANLARNVSLGRNIVVAAGALVCAHCQIGDSAILNTGCIVDHESLIGTATHICPGARLAGRVTVESGAFVGIGATVIQSVRVGYEAIIGAGAVVVEDVAPMSTVVGVPARPIRMAQSSREAHRWLLPELARAQQIAQISHPAAADALSFPD from the coding sequence ATGTCCAATTCAGCAACAGGTCCGACCGTCCAGGCATCGAGCAAGCCCCGGTGCGTCATATTCGGTGCCGGCGGCCACGGACGCGTTGTGCTCGACATCCTCGCCAACATGGGGACGTTCGAAGTCGTCGGCTTCGTGGATTCCAATCCGCGCCTGGAGGGGCGGCGCATCGACGGGTTGCCCGTTCTCGGCCGACCCGATCAGCTTGACCATCTCCGCGAGAACCACGGCCTCGAGTGCGCCATCGTTGCCATCGGCGACAACGGCGCTCGCCGCGAACTGGCCGATCGTGCCGAGAGCCTGGGGCTCACGCTGATCAACGCCATTCATCCGTCAGCCAACCTCGCCCGCAACGTCAGCCTGGGACGTAACATCGTTGTCGCAGCCGGCGCACTGGTCTGCGCGCACTGCCAGATCGGCGACTCCGCCATTCTCAACACGGGCTGCATCGTCGATCACGAATCGCTCATTGGCACGGCCACGCACATCTGCCCCGGAGCTCGACTTGCCGGCCGCGTAACCGTGGAGTCCGGCGCATTCGTAGGAATCGGGGCGACGGTGATTCAGAGCGTCCGGGTGGGCTATGAGGCGATCATCGGCGCCGGCGCGGTCGTTGTGGAGGATGTCGCGCCGATGTCCACGGTGGTCGGGGTGCCGGCCCGTCCGATTCGGATGGCCCAGTCTTCCAGGGAAGCCCATCGCTGGCTCCTGCCGGAGCTTGCCCGCGCCCAGCAGATTGCCCAGATTTCACATCCTGCGGCCGCCGACGCGCTGTCGTTCCCCGATTAG